From Pyrenophora tritici-repentis strain M4 chromosome 1, whole genome shotgun sequence, the proteins below share one genomic window:
- a CDS encoding putative histidine acid protein produces the protein MSIAAVASAWLVGAQSSVDNDSYHPHAAFAFVRTGERTPILRNNTQRLTALGANQMYTLGQNFRTRYVAGDKPSAFGVQHITGLSTDILNNDQIWVQTRDVPYLVSSAQAFMQGLYPPHGIANGTGDVTGILADGTSVDYPLNGYQYATIRAASPEDPNSIYISGDQNCPMAQQAALTYFTTDEFEQTRIANKELYKSLKLDWFEGNMKPFNLEYINALEIADYISYQYTHNSSIHDIFTNDTDYTGAYDKLRYLADEEAWHLYGNTSAYPTDAGNQAIGGKTLAASILDTFSLRIANPDNVLDSAPPSYPLTFYFGEQDAMMSLTTLMSLDSKTPYFKSIPPYASAMVFELFSRGSSAVFPSDTSDLWVRFSFHNGTDDDTQQLIQYPMFNDGPSTADMPWSEFENMMGVVAMKSIADWCTSCSSPSIFCSGVQGTDITVIVPSAQKKGGKDSVSPVVGGVIGAIVALVVAGLLFALAMLLGGIRFHRVHRPDHTNKKASLGGFKGSTKLASDPDLRLAGNGAPPAKGIVGAKKGHERVGSWELAQKEFGKDVGDASPRSSFDGIDAVAAGRLV, from the exons ATGTCGATTGCAGCCGTGGCTTCGGCCTGGCTTGTTGGTGCTCAAAGTTCGGTGGATAATGATTCGTATCATCCCCATGCAGCGTTTGCCTTTGTACGGACTGGAGAGCGAACACCCATCCTTCGCAACAATACTCAGAGACTCACTGCATTGGGTGCCAATCAAATGTACACACTGGGACAAAACTTCAGAACAAGATACGTTGCTGGCGATAAACCCAGTGCGTTTGGTGTACAACACATCACGGGACTGTCGACCGATATTCTCAATAACGATCAAATCTGGGTTCAGACGCGGGACGTCCCCTACCTCGTATCTTCCGCCCAGGCATTCATGCAAGGATTGTATCCTCCTCATGGCATCGCCAATGGCACAGGAGATGTGACCGGCATTCTCGCGGATGGTACATCAGTTGACTACCCTCTGAACGGCTATCAGTATGCCACTATTCGAGCTGCTAGCCCAGAAGACCCAAATTCCATATACATCAGCGGGGATCAAAATTGCCCAATGGCGCAGCAAGCCGCCTTGACGTATTTCACCACCGACGAGTTTGAGCAGACAAGAATAGCAAACAAGGAATTGTACAAGAGCTTGAAGCTGGACTGGTTTGAGGGTAACATGAAACCATTTAACCT AGAATACATCAACGCCCTTGAGATAGCCGATTACATATCCTACCAATATACACACAACTCTAGTATCCACGACATATTCACAAACGACACCGACTACACGGGCGCCTACGACAAACTTCGCTACCTAGCCGATGAAGAGGCATGGCACCTCTACGGCAACACATCTGCTTATCCCACAGACGCCGGCAACCAAGCCATCGGCGGTAAAACGCTCGCAGCCTCAATCCTAGATACCTTTTCACTACGTATCGCCAATCCCGACAACGTCCTCGACAGCGCGCCACCATCATACCCGCTTACCTTTTACTTTGGCGAGCAAGACGCTATGATGAGCCTAACGACTCTTATGAGTCTCGACTCCAAAACCCCCTACTTCAAATCCATACCGCCTTACGCCTCAGCTATGGTCTTTGAGCTCTTCAGCAGAGGTAGCAGCGCCGTGTTTCCCAGCGACACCTCTGACCTCTGGGTGCGGTTCTCGTTCCACAACGGTACGGATGATGATACCCAGCAGTTGATCCAATACCCCATGTTCAACGACGGGCCGTCGACGGCAGACATGCCATGGTCCGAGTTTGAGAATATGATGGGTGTTGTTGCGATGAAGAGTATTGCAGATTGGTGCACTTCATGTAGTAGTCCTAGTATCTTCTGCAGTGGTGTACAGGGAACCGATATTACTGTCATAGTCCCGTCAGCACAAAAGAAGGGGGGAAAGGACAGTGTTTCGCCTGTTGTGGGGGGCGTCATTGGCGCTATCGTCGCACTCGTCGTTGCGGGCTTGCTTTTCGCTCTCGCTATGCTACTTGGTGGTATCCGTTTCCACCGCGTCCATCGCCCTGATCATACGAACAAGAAGGCATCTCTCGGTGGCTTCAAGGGCTCGACAAAATTGGCGTCGGATCCGGATCTCCGTCTTGCTGGGAATGGGGCGCCACCGGCTAAAGGTATAGTGGGGGCGAAGAAGGGACATGAGCGTGTGGGGAGTTGGGAGTTGGCACAGAAGGAGTTTGGCAAGGATGTGGGTGATGCTAGTCCAAGgagtagctttgatggtATTGATGCTGTTGCCGCTGGTAGGCTTGTTTAG
- a CDS encoding UPF0027 domain containing protein, producing the protein MPVIRLTVASNTKQSDKAPIVIPASASSDPAASSSIRTLVLKTAQSKLRLKKPTRVFVGRTGQELLTEKDWKTCMGNDVVLLVSSGEEYVGVKRESNVHGEANPDCPVEILASKAPVESLSVTQLTTTAHTLPGIVHAVGQPDLHPGTKFPIGAVFASRKWIHPPLIGSDIGCGMAWYKTTLSRKQLDGDKGKKVSEKLRGLEGVWRTQAYRQLWLLDEQLRDCSAGEQWDVALGTIGAGNHFAELQVVEASSLNDLGYGLHNDDVVLLVHSGSRGYGGSVLKKYTTETRTSFEDDSIDAIEYLKEHDKACQWAKANRDLIALRFLSCLEPGNECWGLGSANAADFGEEGSKMIGLVKMALQQRKVVDIWHNNIERVPWPPTPPSPTELDATSRLSEATDKLKLHDGVSTQEYVYIHRKGAAPTYSPATQLPLNILPLPGSRGTPTLILQPTFSASTSWGLKNGLSIAHGAGRVMSRTKALSTLGQKYRDQNILEPRWSDPEGTWVICDEKDVVFEEAPDAYKDVEAVGQDLADAGAANIVGWCRARISYKVRNETR; encoded by the exons ATGCCTGTTATACGTCTGACTGTCGCTTCGAACACGAAGCAGTCGGACAAAGCTCCAATCGTTATTCCGGCTTCTGCGTCGTCTGACCCTGCAGCTTCGTCATCTATTCGGACGCTAGTACTCAAGACCGCGCAATCAAAGCTGCGCCTGAAGAAGCCGACCCGTGTCTTCGTTGGCCGTACAGGTCAAGAACTTCTAACCGAGAAAGACTGGAAGACCTGCATGGGAAATGACGTTGTTCTGCTTGTATCCTCGGGCGAGGAATATGTGGGTGTTAAGAGGGAATCAAACGTGCACG GAGAGGCGAATCCCGACTGTCCAGTCGAAATCCTAGCATCTAAAGCGCCTGTAGAGTCGCTTTCGGTCACACAACTTACTACCACCGCCCATACTCTTCCAGGTATCGTACATGCCGTCGGCCAACCTGACCTTCACCCAGGTACCAAGTTCCCCATTGGTGCCGTCTTTGCATCGAGAAAATGGATTCATCCTCCTTTGATTGGAAGCGATATCGGCTGTGGCATGGCCTGGTACAAGACTACACTCTCTAGAAAGCAACTTGATGGCGACAAGGGAAAGAAGGTTTCTGAGAAGCTTCGTGGACTTGAGGGAGTGTGGCGAACCCAAGCGTACCGACAACTTTGGCTTCTAGACGAACAACTGCGTGACTGCTCCGCAGGTGAACAGTGGGATGTCGCGCTAGGCACCATTGGTGCAGGCAACCATTTCGCCGAGCTTCAGGTCGTCGAAGCTTCATCACTCAATGATCTAGGATACGGACTACACAACGACGATGTCGTTCTTCTCGTCCACTCAGGATCGCGAGGATACGGGGGTAGTGTTCTCAAAAAGTACACAACAGAAACACGCACCAGTTTTGAGGATGACAGCATCGACGCGATCGAGTACCTGAAAGAGCACGACAAAGCTTGCCAGTGGGCAAAGGCGAATCGAGACCTAATCGCTCTTCGATTTCTCTCCTGTCTTGAACCAGGCAACGAGTGCTGGGGCCTGGGTAGCGCCAACGCTGCAGACTTTGGCGAAGAAGGTAGCAAGATGATTGGACTAGTGAAGATGGCATTGCAACAGCGCAAAGTCGTTGATATCTGGCACAACAATATTGAGCGTGTGCCCTGGCCTCCGACTCCACCTTCTCCGACCGAGCTGGATGCTACATCTCGTCTCTCCGAAGCGACGGACAAATTGAAACTCCACGACGGAGTGTCTACACAGGAATATGTGTATATCCACCGAAAAGGCGCAGCACCGACTTATAGTCCGGCGACTCAACTACCTCTCAACATCCTCCCACTTCCTGGATCACGAGGCACACCGACGCTTATCCTTCAGCCCACGTTTTCGGCTTCTACGTCGTGGGGTCTGAAAAATGGATTGTCTATTGCGCATGGCGCAGGCCGAGTCATGTCTCGCACCAAGGCTCTGTCAACTTTGGGTCAGAAGTACAGGGACCAAAACATTCTTGAGCCACGATGGTCGGACCCGGAAGGAACTTGGGTGATCTGCGATGAGAAAGATGTCGTGTTTGAGGAGGCTCCGGACGCGTACAAGGACGTAGAGGCAGTCGGCCAAGATCTAGCAGACGCCGGTGCAGCGAATATTGTTGGCTGGTGTCGGGCTAGAATCAGCTACAAAGTTAGGAATGAGACGCGTTGA